TGAGTTCCTCTGTGAACCGAGCACCAGCGGTGCGAGCTCATGAGCACCTTGCAAAAGTGATTTAATGAGCGAATAAACTAGGATTCAGGAGGTTTTTTGCATGTTTCAATGCATTGCGAAATATTGAAGGTCGGTTCGCATGGATAAGTTGTTGTTTTTGTATATTTGTAAAAACCCAAACCAAATGCGAACAGGAATTTTGTTGTTTCTGCTGCTTCCAGCACTGGCCATTGCCCAGAAAGAAGTCCAAATGCCCGATTATCCTTCGTATCAGCAAGTGATGACGAAATTTCTGACCGATTACGACATCATGAATCTCGCATATCCGGAGGAATTCCGCCTCACAAAAAATCCGGACGGTTGGCATGCCGTGCTGTGGAACTATGAAAAAGAAGATGCAACAAAAAATGAGATTTTCTGGTCGCGCAGTAAAAACAAATATGTGGAAGTTCCTTTTAAACCCGCGGCAGTAAAAGAAATCACGCCCGATGAGCAAGCCGTAATTAATGACAACATGAACATCACCTACGATGACATGTCGCCATATAACTTCTATCGGGGTTGGTATAAAGATGTGATCAACGAATTCGGTGAGCAGAAAAATCTTTCTGATACGATGCTTAACGCACTGGCCCGTGCCTATGCCAATCATGCTTCGAATCTATTGGGCGATCAGTTCGGACTGTCTGTGAAATCAGAGATTTTTTCGTTATCAGTTGGGCAGAATGTTTTAAGTGAAGATCAGCTGAAAGCATTCCGATTGTGGCATGATAAATCGCTTGAAACATATAAAATTTTGTTGGCAAAAAATCCTGCATTCGCAACATTCATCGGCGATGCGTTGAATATTTATTCAAACGAAGTGATGGCTGGATATCTTTATTTGTTGTTTTACTCCAATGAAACAGAAGCCCGAAAAGAGCTCAGGCCGGGGCTTTACGACGATTTTATATTGAAGACCGCCCGTAATTATTTGAATTCGTGCGATAAAAACGCCATACTTTTTACCAGTGGCGACAACGATACTTATCCCCTGCTCTACGTGCAGGCATTTGAAAAATTCAGAACTGACGTCACCATTGTGAACATGAGTCTGCTTGGAATTCCGCGATATATAAGCCATTTGTTTGAAAAATATTCTACACAACCTGCGGTTGAATTCAGCATTGCGCGCGACTATTGGAATAATTCATCCAATGGGTACTACTACATTTTAAGCGAAACAGACTCTATGAATGCCATCACTGCTCTGAACATGACAGTCACTGATGATTTGTCAAATGAAGGCCGCGATTATGCATTATATCCGGCACGGCACACAGTTCTCAAATTCAATAACAAAGACAGCATCAGTATTTTTCCTCGCGAAAATTATATTTACCTGAATCATTTTGCCATGCTCGATATCATTGCATCGAACATTCCAAAGCGGCCGGTATATTTCACCATTACCTCTCAAGTGCCGATGATTCCTACCGATTATTTACTTGTTGATGGAATGGCTTACAAAGTTGTACCCTATCGAACCAATGACCTGGCCGATAATTTTTATTCCGGCGGTGTAGATCCAGAGCGACTTCTGGAGAAATTAAAAAACGATTTTCAGATGCCCGACCTCACAAAATTACCTGTTGCCGGTGAACATCATCAGCTATTTTCCTATAGCTATCGAATGATCATGTATCAGGCATTTGTTGAATTTGTGAAAAAATCGGACACTGCTCATGCAATGGAAATGTTGGATATGAGTGAGCAGTTTTTTCCTTATCGGATATTTCACGCCAATGCCAGTGCGATTCCGATTGTTCAATATTTGTACAAGCTTGGTGAGCATAGCCGCGCTGATAAAATTTCGTTTGAAATCATTTCAGGAATAATAAAGGAATACCCTGTCGAAAACAGCTCTGCCTCTGATATTCAAATGGGTTATTCCATGCTTGCATATCTTGAAAAACTAATAACTGAAAACAGCACAGATCTGAAGCTGCATCAGCTGATCAAGGAAAAGACAGAGCTGTATAGAAGCAAGGCCAAATAAAGCAGCTTTTAATCATTTATATGCAGCTTTTTACATATTTCCGGAAACTGAATCAAACCGACCATTCGCTTAACAAAATATTTATTTTCGTTTTGTGACCTATCTTTGTATCAATTCAAATGCAGCAACTACAACAAGAACGCTTATCTGCTGATTGGATTTAGGTTTTTTTCATGGGGCGCAACTGCCCGCCATCACGCTGAACATTCCGAGAAAGATGCAGCTGAAATGACGGGCGGTTGTAATTTTATTATTCACCTCTACGGCTTCGGTATAGTCTCAAGTGTATTTTCGTTGAGATGTCTCAAAATTGCGGTTAATCTATTATCTTTGTACAAACACCCTGATTATGTGGGCGGAATTAGACAAATATAGAACACAATATCTCAATCTGAATCTGCAGAATGCTCTTGATTATGAGAAATTCTGCATGATTTCTATTGTCTATCATTCTACCAAAATTGAAGGATGTTCGCTCACCGAAACCGACACAAAGGTGCTGCTTGATAAAGGAATAACAGCCAAAGGCAAGCCACTGAAAGATCATCTGATGGTGAAAGATCACTATGCGGCTTTTCTGTGGATGCAGGAGCAAGCAAACATCAAACGGAAGTTTTCGATTGAATTCCTGCAGGAAACCTGTGCCGTTCTGATGAAAAACACTGGCGAAATTGTTAATACAGCCACCGGTAGCTTCGATACATCAAAAGGAGAGCTGAGGCTGGCTCCCGTGTATGTCGATAAAAAATATTTTCCCGATTTCCGCAAAGTGCCGGGATTGCTGCAACAACTGAGTGATAATGTCAATCAAAGAATTGATGCTGTTTCCGACGAAAATGAGATTTTAAAATTGGCGGCCGACCTTCATTACAATCTGGTAAATATTCATCCTTTCGGAGACGGAAACGGGCGCTTGTCGCGCTTATTCATGAATTACGTGCTTATGTATCATCATCAGCCGTTCGTTAAAATTTTTACCGAAGACCGCACAGAATATATTGATGCACTGAACGAAACTGAAGAAAAACAGGATCCTGAAATCTTCAGAACTTTCATAGCAATTCAACAACTCAAATTTTTCAAAATCGAAATTGAAAAATTCTCCAAATCAGGACAGGGATTTGATTTGTTGTTTTGAATTTTGAGCATCTCTAAAAGCAATAAATCTTCCCCCCCCCGACGATTCCAGGTCAGCAATATCCAATTGTCAGCCCATTGTAGCTGACGCTAGAATGTCGGGGAGCAGTCGCAGCATTCGACTCTTCCAGGTCCTTCATTGCATTACGTACTCTGGCAGGTCGGGAGCAGTTTCACTGTCACGGTTACAAATCCGCGCCAGGTGTTGGTGATTAAGTTCAAAATTTTTATACTTTTACAAATCAATTACATTGAATGAAAAAGAAAATTCTGGTAACAGGTGGAGCGGGTTTTGTCGGATCTCATTTATGTGAGCGGCTTCTCAGTGATGGACACGAGGTGCTTTGCATGGATAATTATTTCACCGGCAGCAAGCAAAACATCGAGCATTTGTTGATGAATCCCTATTTTGAGCTCATCCGTCACGATGTGACCATGCCCTATTTTGTTGAAGTGGACGAAATCTACAATCTGGCTTGCCCTGCCTCGCCCATTCATTATCAGTACAATTCAATCAAGACCATTAAAACATCGGTGATGGGCGCCATCAACATGCTCGGGCTGGCCAAACGCATCCGCGCGAAAATACTGCAGGCCAGCACCAGTGAGGTTTACGGTGATCCTGATGTTCATCCACAGACCGAAGAATACTGGGGTCATGTGAATCCGATCGGCCCAAGGTCGTGTTACGACGAAGGCAAACGCTGCGCTGAATCGCTTTTTGTGAACTATCACAATCAGAACAATGTCCGCATAAAAATCATTCGCATATTCAACACCTACGGACCGCGCATGCATCCAAACGACGGTCGCGTGGTTTCCAACTTCATTGTGCAGGCCTTGAAAAACGAGGACGTTACAATTTATGGCGATGGCAAACAAACGCGCAGTTTCTGCTACGTAGATGATCTTGTGAACGGAATGATCGCCATGATGAATACAGGCGACGAGATTACGGGGCCCATCAATATTGGAAACCCGGGCGAATTCACCATGCTGCAGCTCGCCGAAAATGTGATCAGACTTACCGGGTCGAAATCGAAAATCCGCCACGAACCGCTGCCCGCCGACGATCCGATGCAGCGTCAGCCCGATATTTCGAAAGCAAAACAAATTCTTCACTGGGAACCGAAAGTGAATCTTGAAGAAGGATTGATCAAAACAATTGAATATTTTAAAAATACAATCTAATGGCTAAAATATGGGTCACCGGCGCCAATGGCCAGCTTGGAAGCGAGCTGCGTGAGTTGTCGAAAAGCTGCAAAGAGTTTGAGTTTGTTTTTACCGACATGCCTGAACTGGATCTGACAAAACACGATGCTGTAAAAAAAGCATTTAAAGAAATCAAACCCGATGTTGTGATCAATGCTGCAGCTTACACTGCGGTTGATCTGGCTGAATCGGAAGCAGAAAAAGCATATGCGGTTAATACGTACGCGGTTGCCAATATTGCAGCACTGTGTTCGGCCGGAAAAGCTTTCCTGATCCATGTTTCAACAGACTTTGTGTTTGATGGAAAACGTTCGGCTCCCTATCACGAAGAAGTAGCGGCCAATCCGGTTGGAACATACGCCGCCAGCAAGAACAAAGGCGAGATTGAAATCCTGCTTGGAACGCGTCATGCGGCCATTATCCGCACATCGTGGCTGTATGGAAACTACGGGAATAATTTCATGAAAACCATTCTTGACAAAGGCCGCAAAGGTGAAAAACTAAGCGTTGTGTATGATCAGGTGGGAACACCAACGTGGTCGGCCGATCTCGCAAAAGTCGTTGTAGAAATGGCGAAGAATGCAAAAAAAATCAGCGGTGTTGAATTGTTTCATTACTCAAGCGAAGGCGTGGCCTCATGGTACGACTTTGCCTATGAAATTCTGAAAATGAGCAATTCTAAATCAACACTGGTGCCGGTTGATAGCAAAGACTTTCAGCGTCCAGCTCCGCGCCCGGCTTACAGCGTTTTGAATAAAGGAAAAATCAAGAAATTCCTGGGCATCGAAATCCCGTATTGGAAAGATAGTTTGAAGAAATGTTTTGAACAACAAAAAGCATAAGGCATGCGGCACAACGCGCAACGCACAACAATAACAATCGCGCGGATTTGCAATCTGTGCGATGATTCACTGTCACGGATAACATATCCGCGCCAGTGAAAGAATCAGTAACGACTCCTGCTTCAGCAGGATAAATTCCACTTTGTAACGTGTAACGAAATATGAACATGGAAGAAAGAATAAATCAATGGCTCAGCGGTCCATACGACGAAGAAACAAAAAGCGAAATTCGTCGCATGCAGAACATCAACGATCCGGATTTGCAGGAAGCGTTTTATACTGATCTGGATTTTGGAACCGGCGGACTGCGCGGAATAATGGGTGTAGGCCCGAACCGCATGAATAAATATACTGTCGGGACCGCAACACAGGGGCTGGCAAATTATCTGAAAGAATCTTTCCCCGGTATTCAGATTTCAGTTGCCATTGCCTACGACTGCCGCAACAACAGCGATTATTTTGCATCGGTTGCCGCCGATGTGTTGTCGGCCAATGGCATCAAAGTTTTTCTGTTCGACGGCCTGCGCCCTACTCCGGAGCTGTCATTTGCCGTGCGGCATCTGCGCTGTCAGGCGGGCATTGTGATTACCGCATCGCACAATCCGAAGGAATACAATGGATACAAAGTATATTGGAACGATGGCGGGCAACTGGTTCCGCCGCACGACAAAAATGTAATCACCGCTGTGCGCGCCATCAGCAGCATCGCTCATGTGAAGTTTGATCGCAATCATGATCTTGTAACCGGCATCGGAAAAGGAATTGATGAAATATATCTGCGACAGATTATGCAAATTGTTTTATCGCCTGATGCCATCGAAAAGCAGCATCGAATGCCGATTGTATATACTCCCATTCATGGGACCGGGGTTACGCTCATTCCCAAAGTGTTGAAAAGAATTGGCTTTGGAAATATCATTCACGTTCCAGAGCAAGATATCACTGACGGGAATTTCCCAACCGTAAAATCTCCGAATCCCGAGGAAAGATCAGCGCTGGAGATGGCCATAGCTGTTGCCGACGAACATAATGCGGCGTTGGTTCTTGCAACCGATCCCGATGCCGACCGCGTGGGTGTTGCCGTTCGGGGCAAAGATGGAAAAATGGTTTTACTCAATGGCAATCAGACTGCGTCGGTGCTGGTATATTATACACTGACCCGACTGAAAGAAACAGGAAAAATGCCCGCTCATCCGATGATGGTAAAGACCATAGTTACTACCGATTTGCTTGCGACCATTGCTGCTGATTTCGATGTAAAAATGTATGATGTTCTCACGGGGTTTAAATACATTGCCGAAATTATTCGCCTGCAGGAAGGAAAAGAAAAATTTATCGGTGGCGGCGAAGAAAGCTATGGATATCTGGGTGCCGATTTCGTGCGCGACAAAGATGCAGTGATGACCTGTTGCATAATTGCAGAAGCGGCTGCCTGGGCAGCTTCGCGAGAAAAAACATTGCTGGATATTCTGGATGAAATCTATCAGAAGTATGGATTTTATGCCGAAGATCTTCTGTCGATCACAAAAAAAGGTATGAATGGTCAGCAGGAAATTGCAGCCATGATGAAGCAATTCAGGGAAAATCCGCCTATAGAAATCAATGGCTCAGCGGTTCTTACAATCAAAGATTACAAGTTTAAATTTTCGAAAGACCTGAAAACCGGCGCAGAGAGTGCAATTGCATTGCCTGTTTCCGATGTCCTTCAGTTTTTTATGGAAGACGGAAGCAAAGTCACTGTAAGGCCATCGGGCACTGAACCCAAAATAAAGTTTTATTTCAGCATAGTCATGAAAGGCACAGGCGCTCAGGCAGCAGAAGCAGCACGAGAAAAGCTGGGTAAGTTGTCAGCAGTTTTCAACAGCAAGTAACTGCTAACCTGAATGTTTTGTAAATTCGCCTTTTTAAGACCTACATGAGAATGAAACCGACCATTTTAGCTTTGTGCATTGTAATGCTTTTAGCATTCAAAGTCAATGCCCAGCCGGGAAAGGAATTTGTGCCTGAGGGAAATGCAAAATCGGCAGACGGATATTTCAAATATCAGAATTTCAAGGACGCACTTGCAGAGTATCTGGTGCTTCATTCGAAGGACTCGCTGAATATTGAATATATGCATCGCATTGGTCTTTGCTATTTATACACAAATATCGATAAAACCAAGGCTATACCATATCTTGAATGGGTTGTGACACAGGAGAAATTTGACCAAAACGCCTGGTACGATTTGGGACGCGCTTATCAATATGCCTATCGGTTTGACGATGCCCGAAATGCATTTAAGAAATTTTCGACACTTGGAGTAAAAGATAATAATCCAATTCCCGCTCAGCGTCAGGTTGAAATTTGCGATCAGGCCGAAAAGCTGATGAAAACACCGATCGATGTGACCATTTCAAATCTAGGCCCGGCTGTGAACTCTCCATTTCCGGATTACAATCCGTTTGTTCCAAAAGACGAAAGCTATGTGATTTATTCGTCGAAACGTGATGGTAATATGGGTGGATTCATTGACTATGACGGTTATCTTACTGCCGATATCTATTATTCGCAGCACGCCAATTCAGAGTGGAAAAAAACCAAACCGCTGTCGAGTACCATCAATACTTATCTTGTTGAAGAAGTCGCAGGGCTTACTCCCGATGGTGAATTTTTGTTCCTGTATTTTGACAATGAATATGGCATAGCCGATATTTTTATCTCCGAAGGAAAAGGAAAGACATTCAAGCGCCCTGAAGGATTGGGAGCCAACATCAATCAGAAATCGTTTGAAGGTGGTGCCACCATGAGCCAGAATAAAAAAGTACTGATTTTTTCAAGTAACCGCGAAGGTTCTCTTGGCGGACTTGATCTCTGGATGTCGCAGGAATTGCCAACCGGCGAATGGGGCGTGCCTGTAAACCTGGGCCCAACCATCAATACGAAATTTGATGAAGACTATCCATATATGGCACCAGATGGTGAAACCATGTATTTTGCATCGACCGGACATGAAAATATGGGTGGCTATGACATTTTCAAATGTACTTATGATAAAGCAAATATTACTTTTTCGAAGCCGGAAAATATTGGCTATCCGATAAACACACCCGACGACAATATTTCCATATCCTACACTGCGTCGGGGCGCCACGCCTATATTTCAGCTGTTTTGCCCGGAGGACTCGGACAGCAGGACATTTACCGCGTGACTTTCAATTCGATCAAACCGAAAAAGTGTTTTATCAGTGGCATCATCATGACGCAGGACAGCACGCCCTTGTATGAAAAATATAAAATGATGCAAACCCAGTTGGCTGAATCGCTGGTGCAACTCGATTCAATCAAACTGATGCTTGGAACAAATGATACCAGCAGCATTGAAATGTCTGCTCCCGGGTTGCAGGCTCAGATTGCACTGCTGGAAAAGCAGACCCAGTCTCTTCCTCAGGTGGTGATCCGCGTGAAGGACCAGAAAACCGGAAAGCTTCAGGGCCTGTATCGTCCAAACAAGAATTCGGGAAAATATATTATCATTGTTGAACCCGGAAATTATGAATTTACCTACGATTGTGCCGGTTACACGACACTCGTTAAACAATATGTTTTTCACGATGATGAAAGTAGCATAAGCAATGAAAATGAACATGTGATTCTAATACCTGAAACAAAATGAAACTGAAACTAAACAAACCGCTTGCAGTATTTGATATTGAGTCGACCGGCGTTGTGGTTGGTGTTGATAAAATTATTGAATTATTTATTTTGCGCATAGATCCCGATGAAACGGAGCATGAATATTACGTTTTGCTGAATCCGGGAATGCCTATACCTCCCATTACAACTGCTATACACGGTATCAAGGACGAAGATGTAAAAGATAAACCGTTTTTCAAAGACATTGCACACGACCTGTTGAATTTTCTCACCAATTGCGATCTTGCGGGCTACAACAGCAACAAATTCGATGTGCCTTTGCTGATTGAAGAATTTCTGCGTTGCGGAATTGAATTCGATTATTCCAAACGCCGCTTCCTCGATGTGATGGGCATTTTTCACAAAATGGAACCCCGCAATCTGAAAGCTGCTTACAAATTTTATTGCGGAAAATCGATTGAAAAAGCACATACTGCTGATGCCGATACCCGCGCTACATGGGAGGTTTTGAAGGCTCAGCTCGAGCGATACGAAGATACCGAGATCGAAGACGAAAATGGAAAACTCTTTAAACCCATCGTTAACGATGTCGAAGCATTGAGTAAATTCTCGAAAACCACTCGCAATGCTGATTTGGTGGGTCATATCATTTTCAATGAAAAAGGCGTGGAAGTTTTCGCATTCGGAAAATACAAGTGGCATCCGGTAGAAGAAGTTTTTCAGAAAGAGCCACAATACTACGACTGGATCATGAAAAGCCAGTTTCCCGAAAGCACCAAACGGCTCGTGAACGCCATCAAGCTGCGCGGCTTTAATAAAGGTAATGTGAAGGCATAGGGCTTGCGGCATGCGGCATGAGGCATGCGGAGCTCAAACACAATGCTCAAAGCACAACGCTTCGCGAGTTGAAAGTTCTAAAGTTGTAAAGTTATAAAGGCGACGTTAGGAGCATGTAGCATGCGGTACATGGCACAATGCGCAACGCTAAGCTGCTTTTTCAATCTCTCTGCGTCGCGCCTAGTCACGTTTCACGTGAAGCGACCTGAGTGCATTGAAAAATATAGAAACCACTCCGGAAACTGATTGATAATTTATCTTGTTTGTGTCATACAACCTTTTATTTCTAAAAATATAATTCAATCACGGGCAGGATTGAAAACATAAATTGTATCGCAGAATCGCCGCGTTGAACCAAAACTCAGCAGCATTCATTATCTTTGTACATCATAACATTGTTACCCTGTTACCCGTGTAACGATTTCCGCTTCCAGCGGAATAAATTCCACTTTGTAACGCGTAACGCTTGTAACGTGTAACGTCTGTAACGAAAAGAATGTGGAAATGTGGCGCTTCGTTTATGTGAAAATGTGTGAAGAGAGATTTAACTGAGAATCCGTAACGATTTCCGCTTCCAGCGGAATAAATTCCACTTTGTAACGTGTAACGTCTGTAACGCTTGTAACGAAAAAAGAAATGAAAATTATCTGCATTGGCCGGAACTATTTGGATCACGTGAAGGAAATGAAAAACGAAGTTCCTGAATATCCTGTGTTTTTTATGAAGAACGAGAATGCGCTGATCTACAACAATCTTCCGTTTTTCATTCCCGATTTCAGCAACGACATCCACTACGAATGCGAGTTGGTGCTTCGCATCTGCAAGACCGGGAAAAACATTGAAGAGCGCTTTGCATCTACCTATTACGACGCCATCACGCTGGGGATTGATTTCACCGCACGCGATATTCAGAAACGCTGCATTCAAAAAGGCGAACCCTGGGAAATTGCCAAATCATTCGACTGTTCAGCTCCCATGGGCGAATTCATGAGTCTCAGCGACGCTGGCCATCCTGACGAAATCATTTTCCGCCTTGAAAAAAACGGACAAACGGTGCAAACCGGCAACAGCAAAAATCTGATTTTTTCATTTGACCATATCATTTCGCATGTTTCAAAATACATTACACTGAAAACCGGCGACGTTATTTTCACTGGAACTCCTGCCGGAGTGGGACCTGTAGCCGGCGAGGATATTCTGGATTGTTTTCTGGCTGAAAAAAAAGTGCTGACTGTACGGATAAAATAACTCAATCTAAACGCTCACAATTCATGAAACACTACCTTGTCCTTTTTGTGATACTGATATCCCTTCCCCTGCTAAAGCTCAATGCGCAACCATGGATGAAAGCGCCTTATCTGAATATTGAAAAATCGGAAGCTACTTTCAGCCAAATCCAGCAGGCGTTTTATGAATATTGGGGAGACCAGCCCTATGAGCGCGGCAAAGGTTACAAGCAATTCAAACGCTGGGAATATCGGAATGAGCCCCATTGCTTTCCGGATGGGAAAGTTCAATCAGCCATCCGATACCTCGACGCTTATGAAGCAGCAAAGGCTGAATCGCAGCAATACAAACAGACCACAG
The nucleotide sequence above comes from Bacteroidetes bacterium GWF2_43_63. Encoded proteins:
- a CDS encoding cell filamentation protein Fic, whose protein sequence is MWAELDKYRTQYLNLNLQNALDYEKFCMISIVYHSTKIEGCSLTETDTKVLLDKGITAKGKPLKDHLMVKDHYAAFLWMQEQANIKRKFSIEFLQETCAVLMKNTGEIVNTATGSFDTSKGELRLAPVYVDKKYFPDFRKVPGLLQQLSDNVNQRIDAVSDENEILKLAADLHYNLVNIHPFGDGNGRLSRLFMNYVLMYHHQPFVKIFTEDRTEYIDALNETEEKQDPEIFRTFIAIQQLKFFKIEIEKFSKSGQGFDLLF
- a CDS encoding NAD-dependent dehydratase, producing the protein MKKKILVTGGAGFVGSHLCERLLSDGHEVLCMDNYFTGSKQNIEHLLMNPYFELIRHDVTMPYFVEVDEIYNLACPASPIHYQYNSIKTIKTSVMGAINMLGLAKRIRAKILQASTSEVYGDPDVHPQTEEYWGHVNPIGPRSCYDEGKRCAESLFVNYHNQNNVRIKIIRIFNTYGPRMHPNDGRVVSNFIVQALKNEDVTIYGDGKQTRSFCYVDDLVNGMIAMMNTGDEITGPINIGNPGEFTMLQLAENVIRLTGSKSKIRHEPLPADDPMQRQPDISKAKQILHWEPKVNLEEGLIKTIEYFKNTI
- a CDS encoding dTDP-4-dehydrorhamnose reductase — translated: MAKIWVTGANGQLGSELRELSKSCKEFEFVFTDMPELDLTKHDAVKKAFKEIKPDVVINAAAYTAVDLAESEAEKAYAVNTYAVANIAALCSAGKAFLIHVSTDFVFDGKRSAPYHEEVAANPVGTYAASKNKGEIEILLGTRHAAIIRTSWLYGNYGNNFMKTILDKGRKGEKLSVVYDQVGTPTWSADLAKVVVEMAKNAKKISGVELFHYSSEGVASWYDFAYEILKMSNSKSTLVPVDSKDFQRPAPRPAYSVLNKGKIKKFLGIEIPYWKDSLKKCFEQQKA
- a CDS encoding phosphoglucomutase, with the protein product MNMEERINQWLSGPYDEETKSEIRRMQNINDPDLQEAFYTDLDFGTGGLRGIMGVGPNRMNKYTVGTATQGLANYLKESFPGIQISVAIAYDCRNNSDYFASVAADVLSANGIKVFLFDGLRPTPELSFAVRHLRCQAGIVITASHNPKEYNGYKVYWNDGGQLVPPHDKNVITAVRAISSIAHVKFDRNHDLVTGIGKGIDEIYLRQIMQIVLSPDAIEKQHRMPIVYTPIHGTGVTLIPKVLKRIGFGNIIHVPEQDITDGNFPTVKSPNPEERSALEMAIAVADEHNAALVLATDPDADRVGVAVRGKDGKMVLLNGNQTASVLVYYTLTRLKETGKMPAHPMMVKTIVTTDLLATIAADFDVKMYDVLTGFKYIAEIIRLQEGKEKFIGGGEESYGYLGADFVRDKDAVMTCCIIAEAAAWAASREKTLLDILDEIYQKYGFYAEDLLSITKKGMNGQQEIAAMMKQFRENPPIEINGSAVLTIKDYKFKFSKDLKTGAESAIALPVSDVLQFFMEDGSKVTVRPSGTEPKIKFYFSIVMKGTGAQAAEAAREKLGKLSAVFNSK
- a CDS encoding DNA polymerase III subunit epsilon, which translates into the protein MKLKLNKPLAVFDIESTGVVVGVDKIIELFILRIDPDETEHEYYVLLNPGMPIPPITTAIHGIKDEDVKDKPFFKDIAHDLLNFLTNCDLAGYNSNKFDVPLLIEEFLRCGIEFDYSKRRFLDVMGIFHKMEPRNLKAAYKFYCGKSIEKAHTADADTRATWEVLKAQLERYEDTEIEDENGKLFKPIVNDVEALSKFSKTTRNADLVGHIIFNEKGVEVFAFGKYKWHPVEEVFQKEPQYYDWIMKSQFPESTKRLVNAIKLRGFNKGNVKA
- a CDS encoding 2-hydroxyhepta-2,4-diene-1,7-dioate isomerase, translating into MKIICIGRNYLDHVKEMKNEVPEYPVFFMKNENALIYNNLPFFIPDFSNDIHYECELVLRICKTGKNIEERFASTYYDAITLGIDFTARDIQKRCIQKGEPWEIAKSFDCSAPMGEFMSLSDAGHPDEIIFRLEKNGQTVQTGNSKNLIFSFDHIISHVSKYITLKTGDVIFTGTPAGVGPVAGEDILDCFLAEKKVLTVRIK